A single region of the Lineus longissimus chromosome 14, tnLinLong1.2, whole genome shotgun sequence genome encodes:
- the LOC135498972 gene encoding uncharacterized protein LOC135498972 encodes MKRERNKHVKSRPLILHFYSTSSFVTFIWGEERQHYIDKLQKFCCIEFKVRIVEAHKRLHGSSPNARFEITRSKWNQYSWTWSKSWPDYRKEKGFEVVFAVDIRGDVNRWYVGKATLGMRNFCSDFGVRNMFCRLLMNWKYAKPSAFEGEPYELQPGVVRKQTYNLERPKMSRYHHNNSKVSDLNAKYRPDR; translated from the exons ATGAAACGGGAGAGGAACAAGCACGTTAAAAGCCGTCCACTCATTTTGCATTTCTAT AGCACAAGCAGTTTTGTGACGTTTATATGGGGAGAAGAAAGACAACATTATATAGATAAACTGCAAAAATTCTGCTGTATAGAATTCAAGGTGAGGATCGTGGAAGCACATAAACGACTCCACGGGTCAAGCCCGAACGCCAGGTTCGAAATCACCAGGTCGAAATGGAACCAATACAGCTGGACGTGGTCCAAAAGTTGGCCAGATTACAGGAAGGAGAAAGGCTTTGAGGTGGTATTTGCAGTTGATATCAGAGGCGATGTTAATCGATGGTATGTTGGAAAAGCGACGCTGGGCATGAGAAATTTCTGCTCGGATTTTGGAGTAAGGAATATGTTTTGCCGTTTATTAATGAATTGGAAATATGCGAAACCGTCGGCTTTTGAGGGGGAGCCATACGAATTGCAACCTGGAGTAGTTCGCAAACAGACGTACAATTTGGAGAGGCCTAAAATGAG TCGATATCACCATAACAATTCAAAG GTCAGTGACTTGAATGCAAAGTATAGGCCTGACCGCTGA